The Candidatus Hydrogenedentota bacterium sequence GGCTATAACTTCCTGAAACTGCTCCATGTCGCGATCTTCGGATTCAGCGGACTGTGGGCCATGTTCGGGCTCTGGCGCGGCCTCGTGGCCATGTGTGAACAGTCCTCACTATATCCGCGGCAGGCATTGCGCATCCTCTACGTGTGGGTGTTTGTATTCGCTTTTGTGGGAACACAGTGCGCGTGGACACTCCGGCCCTTCATCGGGAGTCCCGGCGCGCCATTCGAGATCTTCCGCAGCTACAGTCACATGAATTTCTACGAGGCGGTTGTGGACGGCATGGCGGGAATGGTGCGCGACCTGGCCGAGGATTGACCGGACAATGCAGGACGATTCCAACGAAATCATGACGGTCGAAGAAGTGGCAGGATATCTCAAGGTCAAGCCGCAGACGGTCTACAAGTGGGCGCAGGACGGCCAGATCCCCGGCACGAAACTCGGCAAGGAATGGCGGTTCAGACGCCGCATTCTCGACGAATGGATCGATACCGCGATCACGCTGTCCAAGGGCGGATTCGATTTGCTGTTTCAGCGGAGTCTGATTGCGGTGCGGGGCCAATCGATGCAGGTTGAGGACATCGATCGCATCATCGAGGAACTCGACCATGGCTAAGTCTGTCCGCGTCATCCTTGCGCCCGACGTTTTCGCGAGGGCTTTCATGGAGCCGGCGTCAAAAGCTGTCCTGGATTTCTGGCGCGATGGAAGAGTCACGCCCGTGATCACCTGGGATCTGCTGCAGCGGTACCTGCGCCTGTTGCGCAAGTTCGGCCTGCCCGACGATGCGTTGCGCAAATGGACCATGTGGTTCACCGCGCGCGGCAAGACCGCGTGCCTGCTGGAACCGCGCGCCTGTGAAGCAACCACGCAGGAAGGCATTGCACGCGCCGTCGAGGCAGGCTGCCCCGCGGCAGTCATTTCCTGCTTTCCCCCTCATGAAGCGCGCGCCGGCGTGCCTTGGCTGACGCCCGAGGCGTTCGTGAAGGAATGGACGCGACTGGCCCAATCGTGATTGTCCTGCGTCAGCCTCAGTACACCCGCACAAAATCGATTTCGCACTGGCCTTCGGAGCCTGGCTCGCCGTAGTCTGCCGCCTCGCCGTTATAGGGCACTTTGCCTACGAGCAGGCTTGCCGTCTCGCCCGATCCCGCGCCGCCGTGCTCAAACGTCCAGAGCCGCTGCCAGTCTTGGCCGTTATCGCTCCGTTCGATGACGCCCCTGCGGTCCAGCCAGCGCGCCCGCAACCAGACCCACTTGCCGGTGTCGTACTCGCCGCCGTGGGTCTGTTGTCCGTACACGTCGGACTGGAGTGTCCCGTCCGACCGAGTGCCGGCGCGGATGCCGCCGCCGTCTGGCCATACCAGCATCGCCCCCGGACCCCACGACTGGCCCCCGTCGGTTCCCTGCCTGACTTTCACAATAAACCCCCGGACCGTCGCGGCCAACGGCAACTTCAGAAACGCGTACGTGTTTCCATGCGCGGAAATCGTGAGCGCGCCATTCTCAATAGACAGGGCGGACGGGTTTGCGGGCGACACCACGGTTTCCGCTTCAGGCATCGCGTCAAACTCGATACTCAATACCGGCTCGCCCCATTCGGGTGGCTCGCGTAAGGCCTCCTGCTCGGCCAGCAGAGCCGCGGTGCGCGCCCCCACGCTATCCTGCCGCTCGGCCATGACGGCATCCACTTCGCTTTGAAGGCGGGGATTCAGCCTTGGGAAGTACTCGTCCTTGAGCACCTTTACCAACTCCGGCTTGTCCAGCCAGCTCGCGATAACGTGGAAGCGTCCATTGGCCCGGAGGACGTTCCGCACCAGTTCGGGGTTCACGCCGACCGGCCCGTTGTTGCAGAGCACACCAATGCAGTTGTTGATGTTGTAGCCGGACACGAAGTAACGCAGGTATTCGAAATCCCCGTACGCACTCGCGCATCCCTCGCCACGAAGGATAAAATCCACGTAGGCATCGGCCTGCGGCAAATAACAGTGCCCGCTGCCGAGCGCGGCGGTCGAGTGCCACTCGAGGATGCCGTCCTCGCCGATGAGCGCCCGGGTGCGCCGGGCAAGGGCATACAGTGCGGCCGGGTTCTGGATATACTGCCCGTCGAAATAGAGGCCGTCGGGCTTGTGGCCGGTCATGACTCTCGTGATGGCGGCCATGAACAATTCCATATTCTCGCCCGTAGCCCATCCAGGCGGCCAGCCCTTGAAATTCTCGAAGGAATTGAACGCGGCCGGCTCGATTGGCGTGCCCTTGAGAAAATAGTAGGGGCTGGTGTAAACGATGAAGCGCATCCCCTGGTCGTGAAGGATTTTGCGCACGCGCGCGAACTCTTCCGGGCCGTGGCGGGGCTCGAAATCCAGGTTCCAGTCTTTCCACAGCATCACTTCTGATTGAAGCAGCACGATGTTGCCGTATTCCTTCCAGGCCCGGAGAGCGTCATCGGGTGGGTAGCCTGTTTCGTTCGACCAATGCCAGACCACCTGGTCCTTGAACGACCGTTCCCAGGGATATGGTTTTGGCGGACATACCCCCAGCCACAGCACGGCGTCCGGCGGCAGAGGATAGGTCGCCACCGTAGCCGGATAAGGATCAAAACCGTCTTTGACGGTAATGTCCGAGCAATACAGCCCGAACGCGCCCCATTCATCGGCGATGAGATGGTTGTTCTCGTACGAAGCGTGCCACCCGGCCGGGATCTTGCGTTCGATGGCCGCTTCCAGTGGTCCGGCCGTATGAAGCATGAGAAGCGAGTCACCATTTATTCGGATGACCAGTTGAGGGTTTTCCGCAACGATACGCACGAATCCCGGGCCCGAATGCGTGACCCGCACCCCATCGAGAGGCCGTCCGAGGTGCAGCACGGCGACCTCGCGCTCGTGGCCGATGCCTTGGCGGCAGACGATGTCGCCGGATTGCGCCTGTACCGTGAATTTTGCCCCCGTCGTGACGGTCTCCACGTCGCCGCCGCGGGCCGTGCCGGAAATCACCTCCATCCCGCGCTGGGGCTCGGGAAACAGGGCCGGGTCCATCAGTTCCTGGAACGTTGGCGCAGCCGGTCCGGCGGCCCAGACGGGCGCGGAAGCGATAATGCACAGACTCATCAAAAGGCTATACAGCTTCATGAGCCGCTCCTCGGATACGGTTGGTATCTCGAACAGAGAACCTGTTTTCTATCGTTGCGCGGCATCGCGGACCTCGGGGAGAGCCGCGGCCTTTCATCCCCAATGAAGCGCGAGCCGTGCAAGCCCGAACACCACTAATCCCGCGACGTTCACCGCCACAAATGTGTTGATGAACCAGGAACTCTCGATGAACGCGGCCGGCCTCGGCGCAACGCGCGCCAGGATCGGCAACAGCAGTAACACAACAAGAATGCCGTAGACCACGTAACCGAAAGGATTGAAGTGCCAGGCTCCGGCAAACTCGCCGCTCCCGATGGCAAGAACGGACCGTGTCAGGCCGCATCCAGGGCACGGCAACCCCGTCATCGAATGGAACCAGCACATAGGCACGTCGGGCAATCCGCGCCAGCCCAGAACCAGGGTGGTCAGCAGCGCAATCCCCGCCACGGCGCTCAACACCCACCGGGTATGGCCGGGGCGCGGCGTTGCAGGCGCCGGCTTCGCGCTCACGCGGTCTTCGGTACATTCCGCGGTCTGAGAGGCGGACACCGCGCGGGCGCGGCTGGCTGTTTCACTCGTGTGGCAATGGCGAGAATCATCACAGTCCACGGCGCAGAAACTCCACGCAGACCCCGCGATTCCAGGGAAGCAAGCGCGATCCCGCACTCCTCCGCGAAGCGCCTTCCCAGCCCTCGGAGTCCGCGCAATGCCTTGTCCCCGGCTCGCTATACAGCCGGGATACGGTTCTTGAGACCGTTGAATTGTACCAGAGTGATTATCAGAAGCACGAGNNNNNNNNNNNNNNNNNNNNNNNNNNNNNNNNNNNNNNNNNNNNNNNNNNNNNNNNNNNNNNNNNNNNNNNNNNNNNNNNNNNNNNNNNNNNNNNNNNNNCCCGGGCGAGCGCGGGAGGTATTACAAGGCATCTCGCGCGAGTTTGAGGGCGGTAGTCGCATCAGCGTTGTCTACCCAGTGAATGATCACGCCGTTGCGTTCCATGCGCCGGAACCAGGTTTCCTGGCGCTTGGCGAACTGGCAGATGGCCGTGCGCAGGCTCTGGTAGAGCTCGTCGCGACTCTTGATGCGCCCTTCGAGATATTCGCTGATATAGCGGTATTCCAGGCCGAGAAAGTGCAGTTTTTCCCACGGCACGCCTTGTGCGCGCAGCCCCTCGACTTCTTCAATCATTCCGGCGTCGAAGCGCTGCCGAAGGCGTTCCCCGATACGCCGGCGCAATACGTGCCGGTCCCAGCGCGTGCCCAGGACGAACGGCCGGATATCGGGCGCGGGCGCGGGCGGATGGAGTTTCGAGTACTCGGCGATCTCGATGGCGCGAACAAGACGGTTTCTGTCCGTGAGGTCGGTGGTATTGTGAAGTCCGGGTTTGAGACCCGCCAGCCGGGCGGCGAGGGCATCACCGGTCAAATGGGCCAGTTCCTGCCGCAGACTGGCATTCTCGGGGGCCTCGACCATTCGATAGCCTTTCAAGACGGCCTCGATGTAGAGGCCCGTCCCCCCCACCATCACCGGCAGCGCGCCGCGCCCTGAAATCTCTTCGAACGCGGCGAAACACCGTTGCTGGTACTCGAAAACGCTGAATTCGTGGGAGAGAGCGGCCACATCGATGAGATGATAGGGAACCGCGTGTCCCTCGACCACGTATTCGCACAGGTCTTTGCCCGAACCGATGTCCAGCCCCCGATACACCTGGCGCGAATCGGCCGAGATGATCTCGCCGCCGAACGCATAGGCCAATTGTGCGCCCAAAGCGGTTTTTCCAGAGGCCGTAGGGCCCAAAACAGCCAGCATGTTTACCGTTCGAGTTGCCATAGTGGAAGACATGATACCGCATCGGGCTGACGGGCATTGAATCCCGGGGTCGCGTATGGAACGAGCTCTCCTCGTGTATAATACGGTGATACAACCTGGAGACAACCTGATGTTCAGATACTTCCCCCTGCTCTTGGCAATCCTCGCCATCGCCGCCTGCGCGCACGCCGAGCACTCCGCTCCGGGCGCGTATCTCCCCCCGATCAGCATCAAAGACGTGCAGCAGTCCTGGGACGAGCCGATGACGCGGCAGGAACTCGCACGCTGTCTCCTGTTTCCCGCAAAGACCCTCACGCTCACGGTGTTCGCGGGCCAAAACCAGTCTCTTAAGAACCGCGAGCAGCCGGAGAACAAGGTGTTGGGCATCGCGGAGGGCTTCGAGGTCGAATACGCCGGAAGCGAGCTGTTCGGACCGCCCCTGGCTGAGAGCGCATCGTACCTGTATCGGGCGACCGTTTCCTCGGTGGATGCTCAAGCGCTTCGGTTTCAAGTCGAACTCTCCGGTTTACAGGAGGGTGACGAGCTGTACGTTATCGATCCCGTGCTGCCTCGCGCGTTTGGACCATACACGGCTGACGACGCCCTCGAGGACGGCCGGTGGCTTGCCACCACGGAAGGCGATTGGGCCATGCTCGTGGTACGAACGCCTCATGACGCGTTGCCGTCTCTGCGCCTGACCGGCGTGGCCCATTTCTACCGGGGGTTCGGTGAGTTCTTCAAGGAACTCGACTGCAACATCAACATTGCCTGCGAAAGCAATTCGGATATCCTGGATGTTGCTTCAGGGGTAGGCATGCTGGTTGTCCCAAGCGCGGGCGGCGACCAGGGTCTGTGCACGTGCACCCTTGTCAACAATGCCGATTCCCCCGCCCTCGAGTCCTATGTGCTCACCTCGAATCACTGCGTGCCCGAGGTGGTGTCCGCCAGTGAAGTCGACGTCATCTGGGACTATCGCGCGACCGCGTGCGACACGGCCGACCCGCCCGCGCTCAGCAGTCTCCCGCGCAGCGCGGGCATGGTCACGCTCTCTACCAACAGCGACCTTGACATTACGCTCATGGAACTCGAGAGCGTTCCCAACGGCACGTTTGGACGCTTCTACGCCGGATGGACCGACCGCGCCGTCTCAGCGGGCGAAGCCATCACGGGCATCCACCATCCCCAAGCCATGCACATGCGCATTTCTCATGGCGATATCCTGAGAAGCTCCGTTGCGGCATATCCCTACTACAACCAAATCGAAGTACTCTGGAGCGAGGGGGTTACCGAACCCGGGTCTTCCGGGCTGGGGCTTCTGCTGGATGCGGACGGATTCCGCATCATCGGCACCTTGAGCAACGGCCCCCTGCACGTCTGCGGCGGGTCAAGCAATACGGACAGGTTCTCGGCCTTCCGATTGTTCTTCCCCCGAGTGGAAGGCTGGCTGACCGGCACGGAAAAGCCCGACCCCGACGAACCCGAGGAGGAGCTGTGCCCCGCGGAATACGTTTACAAGAATGAGCCCGAGATCCTGGAGCGGCTTCGGGCCTTTCGTGACGGCGTCCTGAGCAGGACCCGNNNNNNNNNNNNNNNNNNNNNNNNNNNNNNNNNNNNNNNNNNNNNNNNNNNNNNNNNNNNNNNNNNNNNNNNNNNNNNNNNNNNNNNNNNNNNNNNNNNNGCCGTCACGGACAATACCCACAGCCTGCTCTCGGTCAAGCCCGACGGCGCCGCGGGCCGGGTCAAAGTGCGCCTGCACCATATGTTTCTCGCCGCGGACACCCGGGTTCTACAAGCGCTGGGACAGTGGCTCCGGCAGCCAAGAGCCAGGAAAGCCGGCGAGGTACTGGACTCCTTCATCCGCGAAAACCGCCACCGGATTCGGCCGTCTGGGCCGCGCCACCGGGTGATACGCGTTCGGACCCGGGGCCGTTATTTTGACCTGCAGCGACTTTTTGACGAGGTCAACGAACAATGCTTTCAAGGGACCGTTCGCACCCATATCACGTGGGGCCACATGCCCACCCAACGGCGCCGGCGCTCAATCCGCTTTGGCAGTTACCGCCACGAACTTCAGCTAATCCGCATTCATCCGTTGCTGGACCAGGAGTTCGTGCCCGAATTCTTTGTTCGTTATGTCGTGTATCATGAAATGCTTCACGCGCATCTGGGCATCTCGGAATCTGAGACCGGGCGCCGTCAAATGCACACAGCCGAGTTTCGCCAGCTGGAGAAGGCCTATCCCGATTACGAGCGAGCGCTTGCATGGCAAGACAAACGAGGCTCGCTTGCGCGTCTTCTGAAATGACCGGCGATACGGAATCAGACCCCGGAATGGCGCGATTCCAAGGCCTCTATTGTGGGGACTGCCGCGCCATGTACTATATTTAGTATGTTGTGGCGACGCTGACATGGCCGGGAGGCCGGGGGCGGGTGTGCCTCCACGCAAGGATGACAGTTGCCACGCCGCCCAAGACCCAAAACGGATTTGTCTTATGCAAGTGATACGCTTAAAATGACTTAACGGAAGAAATCCCCGAACATCCTGTCTGGAGTTGGGGAAAAGATGATAAAGCTGTGACGTTTACACGAATGAGTTGTAACGTAATTGGGCGGTGAAGGAGGCAGCGCCGCGTTCAGGGGCGCTGGCTTGTTCACCGACCGGGTAAACTGCGTGGACGCGGTCCAGAAGACGGACGAAGAGCTGATGGTCATCCTACGGAAGGGTGACCGCGAGGCCCTGGCCCAGCTGGTGCGGAGGTATCAGAACGATATCTTCCGGTTCTGTCTGCATTACGTCCGCGACTATGAACTGGCGCGTGAATTGGCCCAGGAGACGTTCGTCCGGGTCTATGTGGCGCGTCAGCGGTTCGATGAGACACGCAAGTTTCGCCCGTGGGTGCTTTGCATTGCCCGCAATCTCAGCCTGAACGAGTTGAAACGTAAGAAGTCGGTGCATATGGAGTCCCTCGAGGAATATGCCAGCACGGCTCGGGAAGACGATGGCGCGTTGCAGCGGTCTTCCGAGGATGCGCCCGACCGCGAACTCATGGGGCAGGAGCGGCGGGAAATCCTGGCGGAACTGCTGGATACGCTGGACGCCGAATCGCGCGAAATTGTCATCCTGCGGTTCTTCGAAAGAATGCCCGCGCGCGATATCGCCGAGGTCGTCGGCAGTACCGAGGGCGCCATTCGCACACGGCTTCATCGCATATTGAAGGCCCTTCGCGAGAGGAGCCTCAAAGTGAGAGATTTCTTGTGATACAAGGTGAACATGACATATCGCTGGACCGCCTGGCCGATTACGTGGAGGGGACACTCTCCGCGGAAGATACGGCGCAGGTCCGGAAGGCTATAGAGGCCTCGGAAGCGAGCAAGGCTGACTATGCGTGGCTGCGGCTCGCCGCCGAGGATTTCCATGCCATCGGCCAGAACATCGTCAAGGACGCCCCCGAAATCGACGTGCTCGACGCCGTCATGCAGGCCGTCCGAAAGGCGGACGCTTCCGCGAAGACCGTAGACCTGAGCGAGCGCAAGAAGTCACGTCCCTCTTTCGTACTCTGGGGCGCCATGGCCTTGGCCGCCGCGGTGTTGCTTGCCGTCATAGGGCTGGTGTTTGAATGGGGCGCGTTTGCCCCGCAGAAGACGGTTGTACCCCCGGTGGCGGAAGGTCCCGACAAGCCCCAGCAGCCCGAGCAGCGCACAGCAGTAGTCATCCCCGGGGAAAAACCCGAAACCAGCCGCCTTGGCGACCTCATGGAACAACTCGCGCAGGACGTTGCCCACAGGTTGGCGTCTCCCGAGAAACATGCCGGCCGAAGCGAGTTCTTTGCGACCGCCGCTCCGGACATCAGCAAGGTTTCGCAGGGCGATGTCGTTGCGCTGAGGCAAGCCGCGGTAACGAACCCGCAGGCGTGGACGCGTCTGCAGCGGATGGCAATGCTCGACGCGGAGACGGCCGCCAAGGTCGCGGCGGACCCCGAGGCGGCGCCGGAAACCATTGTCGGGGTGGCTGCGTCGTTGCCTGACGAAGAAGCGCGGCAACTGCTCGTGACCGCGATTGGCCGTATGGACCAGCAACAGCCTTACGCGGGCCTGGTTCTGGCCAAGACATACATCGCAGAACCCGTTTCCACCCCCGAGACAACATCGGAGCCCGCGCTGTTTGACGGAATGACCGAACAGGATTTGCGGGCGTTCTTGGAGGAAATTGCGGTCCTGCAGGGCGCGGACCCCCAGAACGCCTTGTTTGATGCGTTGCGCGCGGGGGCGCTGTTCCGCGTGGGCGACACCGAAGCGGCGCTGGCAGCGCTTGAGAGCCTGAAGGGGAAGGAAACGGCCACGGCCTATGGGCTGCAGGCCGCCCAGTCCCGGGAACTGGCTCTGGCAGCGGCAGGCATGCCCGAAGAGGCCGCGCAAATGCTGAGCGCCGTGCTCGCGGGGTCCGACCAATACACTATGCTTTGCAATTTGGCGCGCGAACTCGTACAATCGGGCCAAGCCTATGAGAATCAAGGCGATGTGGATACGGCACGGCGGGTGTACGAAGCCACGCAGCGGCTCGGGGAACAGGTATCCGGAAGCGCGCAGCTGAGTGAAGAGGCACTGGCAGGGGTCGATATTCAACGAATGGCTTTGGAAGAACTCGAGACGTTGTATGCGAACGGAGGCGCAGGGGGAGATATCGAGCAGATCACGAGTTCCGCCGAGGCCCTTGTAACGCAGATAAACAGCCTGAGCGACATGCTGGAATCGCTCGACCGGCTATTCCTGGGTGGAGGCAACGAGGCTTTTTGGAACCAGCTATCCGAACAGATTTTGCGCATGGGGGACCTCGGGTTGTTTTAGATTGCGCCAAAGTGATAAGAACCCTTAAAATGGTTTTATGTAAAAAAGGGGTTCACTTATTCAGCGAAAACGTGTAGAATTGGGTCCAAGCTCCACGGAAGCCGTGGACTTCGTTGAGGATAAACCCGGAGATTCTGGGTGGACGCCTGACTAAGAGGAAGAGGGAAGGAGGTGAAACGCCACATGATGCACGTCAAGAATCTGTCGAAACCTGCGAAGGCTGAGCAGACCGCTGATGTGACGCTCAAGAACATCATCGGGCCAATTGCGGGAGTCAGCCTGCTTGGGGACGAGACGCTAACCGAAGAACAAAGAAACTGGATGTGGGATCAGATTAATGACGCGTTGTCGAAGTAAGCACATCCGCGTGAGCAGCCATCACGCAGTTGTGTGAAACGGCGGAAGGAGAGTGGGCGTAAGTGGTTTTTCACCTTAGTTTGTCCACTCTAGGAATATCCGTGAAACGTTCGTCTCTGATCTCGGCGACCTGTGTTCGCGTCAAAAGCCAACGAGGCAATGAGGGGCACAGTGTTTAGGGATAAGGACAGGCGTGAAAGAAAGGGTTTTGAGAAATGAAACATCTGAAGAAGGTCTCGAAGACCGTGCCGTCAACGGCAGCGATCTGGGATTGGCCTCGTGAGCTGGCTCAGCAAAAGAGAGCCTGGCTCAACGGCGACCAGTTCAATCCAACNNNNNNNNNNNNNNNNNNNNNNNNNNNNNNNNNNNNNNNNNNNNNNNNNNNNNNNNNNNNNNNNNNNNNNNNNNNNNNNNNNNNNNNNNNNNNNNNNNNNGTGAGCTGGCTCAGCAAAAGAGAGCCTGGCTCAACGGCGACCAGTTCAATCCAACTCTGAGCGAGATTGGCGACTATCTGAACAAGCCGTAAGGTGTGTGGTAGCAGGATTCGGCAGACGCATCCTGCGGTGGTGAGTATGGTTCTGGCTTGCGCGCGATACTTGCGCGTAGGCCTTGGAGGAGGTGAAACCTCATGAAGCATGTTGGTCGCGTATCGAAAACGTTGCCCGCTCGGGCCCAGCAATTTGATTGGAAGGCTGCTTTGGCCACCCCGATACAGACGCCGCCACTCGGCTATGGCGAATTGGGTGACATCGCCTTGGGCGCCTATTATGCAACCGCTGCGGCAATTTGTGACTGTGTCCCGGCTGATAAACAGTAGTTCTTGAGTTCCGGCGTGCTGCCTCGCGCAGCGCCGGAGAACTAATACAGGAACAACCTTGCATCCGCGAAGGGGGAAAGGCGTGGACTTTCCCCGTTCGCGGTTGTTTTTTTGCGCAGCAGCCCGACACGGATGCCGACCCGGGGCAGGCGTATTCTATTTTCTTCCGTCTGCCGTCTTGCTTAATGCTCACCCCTAATTCCGGCCACAGACAGATGCTAAGATACCGTTTACAGGAAAAAGGAGTCTGAGGCATCGTGCCTCGGCGTGATACGTTCGGAGGAACTTCCGTGGACAACTTCGAGTATTTCAATCCCACTCATATCGTCTTTGGCAAGGGCGCCATCGCGAGGCTGTCGAGTTTGTTGCCTCATGATGGGCGCATCTTGATGACGTATGGCGGCGGGTCCATCAAACAGAATGGGGTGTACGATC is a genomic window containing:
- a CDS encoding DUF2752 domain-containing protein; amino-acid sequence: MDCDDSRHCHTSETASRARAVSASQTAECTEDRVSAKPAPATPRPGHTRWVLSAVAGIALLTTLVLGWRGLPDVPMCWFHSMTGLPCPGCGLTRSVLAIGSGEFAGAWHFNPFGYVVYGILVVLLLLPILARVAPRPAAFIESSWFINTFVAVNVAGLVVFGLARLALHWG
- the miaA gene encoding tRNA (adenosine(37)-N6)-dimethylallyltransferase MiaA, encoding MATRTVNMLAVLGPTASGKTALGAQLAYAFGGEIISADSRQVYRGLDIGSGKDLCEYVVEGHAVPYHLIDVAALSHEFSVFEYQQRCFAAFEEISGRGALPVMVGGTGLYIEAVLKGYRMVEAPENASLRQELAHLTGDALAARLAGLKPGLHNTTDLTDRNRLVRAIEIAEYSKLHPPAPAPDIRPFVLGTRWDRHVLRRRIGERLRQRFDAGMIEEVEGLRAQGVPWEKLHFLGLEYRYISEYLEGRIKSRDELYQSLRTAICQFAKRQETWFRRMERNGVIIHWVDNADATTALKLARDAL
- a CDS encoding actin-binding WH2 domain-containing protein, encoding GYNFLKLLHVAIFGFSGLWAMFGLWRGLVAMCEQSSLYPRQALRILYVWVFVFAFVGTQCAWTLRPFIGSPGAPFEIFRSYSHMNFYEAVVDGMAGMVRDLAED
- a CDS encoding helix-turn-helix domain-containing protein, with the protein product MQDDSNEIMTVEEVAGYLKVKPQTVYKWAQDGQIPGTKLGKEWRFRRRILDEWIDTAITLSKGGFDLLFQRSLIAVRGQSMQVEDIDRIIEELDHG
- a CDS encoding sigma-70 family RNA polymerase sigma factor, whose amino-acid sequence is MGGEGGSAAFRGAGLFTDRVNCVDAVQKTDEELMVILRKGDREALAQLVRRYQNDIFRFCLHYVRDYELARELAQETFVRVYVARQRFDETRKFRPWVLCIARNLSLNELKRKKSVHMESLEEYASTAREDDGALQRSSEDAPDRELMGQERREILAELLDTLDAESREIVILRFFERMPARDIAEVVGSTEGAIRTRLHRILKALRERSLKVRDFL